The window ATATTTTTCCTGTCCGTAGAGAAATTCTATTTTACCTACTCTGTTGGACGAGAGAACTCTGATCCCCAACTCCTCATAAAGCTCTCTTTCGACGCATTCTCTGGGTGTTTCTATGTTCCTTAATTTTCCTCCAGCTGAATTTATATAACCTGTTCCAATCCCTCTTAACTTTCTAATTAAGAGTAAAAAATCTCCTCTTTTTACTACTCCTAGACATGTCTCCATGAATCTCACTTGGCGCT is drawn from Sulfolobus acidocaldarius SUSAZ and contains these coding sequences:
- a CDS encoding NUDIX hydrolase, producing MRFMETCLGVVKRGDFLLLIRKLRGIGTGYINSAGGKLRNIETPRECVERELYEELGIRVLSSNRVGKIEFLYGQEKYLMHVYLVTEFEGIPRASEEAIPMWLKEPPYEEMWQDDKIWLPKVLAGEKVDCKFYFSSDWKEFFGGECKSLTEFT